A single window of Synechococcus sp. C9 DNA harbors:
- a CDS encoding DMT family transporter, translating to MVWRGEWAALGAAFLWAGVSRIYARWGKVFPPLLLNWLKGILALGMFALTLAWRGEWWPPVGGWPLLGLALSGILGIGVGDTAFFAALNSLGVQRTLLMDTLSPMLVTLLAWVTLGEDIQLVQLGGMVLTVTGVAVVVTERPVSVRERFHLWPGLGWGGIFALSQAAGVVLSRWALVDSPVTPLWSTTIRLSAGVLALGLGVTRPVCRPGWRAIVQQPSWLWGLAGTAFLSTYVGIWLQQTALKWAPAGIAQTLSSTSPLFALLLAYWAGERVSRRAWLGVAVALMGCWCLFQV from the coding sequence GTGGTCTGGCGGGGGGAATGGGCGGCACTGGGGGCGGCGTTTCTGTGGGCTGGGGTGTCCCGGATTTATGCCCGGTGGGGGAAGGTGTTTCCGCCCCTGTTGTTGAATTGGTTGAAGGGAATTTTGGCGTTGGGGATGTTTGCCCTCACCTTGGCATGGCGGGGGGAATGGTGGCCGCCGGTGGGGGGGTGGCCGCTGCTGGGCTTGGCGTTGAGTGGCATTTTGGGGATTGGGGTGGGGGATACGGCGTTTTTTGCGGCTTTGAATTCCCTGGGGGTGCAACGGACGCTCCTGATGGATACCCTGTCGCCCATGTTGGTGACGCTGTTGGCCTGGGTGACCCTGGGGGAAGATATTCAATTGGTGCAATTGGGGGGCATGGTGCTGACGGTGACGGGGGTGGCGGTGGTGGTGACGGAACGCCCGGTGAGTGTGCGGGAGCGGTTTCACCTGTGGCCGGGGCTGGGGTGGGGGGGAATTTTTGCCCTGTCCCAGGCGGCGGGGGTGGTGCTGTCCCGCTGGGCATTGGTGGATTCTCCGGTCACGCCCCTGTGGAGTACGACGATTCGCCTGTCGGCGGGGGTGTTGGCGCTGGGCTTGGGGGTGACTCGCCCGGTGTGTCGTCCGGGTTGGCGGGCAATTGTTCAGCAACCGAGTTGGCTGTGGGGTTTGGCGGGAACGGCGTTTTTGAGTACCTATGTGGGGATTTGGTTGCAACAAACGGCCTTGAAATGGGCACCGGCGGGGATTGCCCAAACCCTGAGCAGTACCAGTCCCCTGTTTGCCCTGCTGTTAGCGTACTGGGCGGGGGAACGGGTGAGCAGGCGGGCTTGGTTGGGGGTGGCGGTGGCGTTAATGGGTTGTTGGTGCCTGTTTCAGGTGTAG
- a CDS encoding PBP1A family penicillin-binding protein: MAHPSRLGLSQLIQTFYAGKAALKPQARVPRLYIYYPDRPQPEVVPLVGERYFIGRSTRNCDIPVRSDLVSQVHGLLQRRGRGYVLLDQKSTNGIYRGRRPIQQRTLRHGDQFTLGPPELAEVVRLVYVHPPRWYVRALGYGLWGAGMGLALAVGWVAVEWQKFDVTPLPSGAQAPLMILSGDGQTPLRSPWNHDHQELARLEDFSPYLPKAVIASEDSRFYWHPGVDPVGVVRALGINLLSGGVREGASTITQQVARSLFREYVGTEDSAGRKLREMVVALKLEAHYDKKTILTVYLNKVYLGVAGYGFEDAAQFYFGKSARDVTLAEAATLVGMLPAPNRFNPVKDYDTALGLRNRVIDRMEAQGMITAMEAKRARRSRIEISPQATRNLQSTIAPYFYDTVLAELESLLGKRLAAEGNFIIDTALDVRMQKRAEDHLARFVTTYGATYGFDQGALVTLDARTGAVKALVGGKNYQQSQFNRITQARRQPGSVFKVFVYGAALEQGISPSTTYECTPLVWQGVSFAGCRSGSAPLDLTQGLALSENVVALRLAQQVGLAAVVQWARRLGIESPLQPVPGLVLGQSEVTPWELTGAFTALANQGVKHRPHAIIRIRDSSDCTDMNRPETCREIYRSPAGEPVIAPELAATLTSMLQTAVASGTGRAAFLGRGEAGKTGTTNEARDMWFVGYLPGEWVTGVWLGNDKNQPTQGSSGLAAQLWGEYMGGV, translated from the coding sequence ATGGCACATCCCTCCCGCTTGGGGTTGAGTCAACTGATCCAAACCTTTTATGCGGGTAAAGCCGCCCTGAAACCCCAGGCACGGGTGCCCCGATTGTACATTTATTACCCGGATCGCCCCCAACCGGAAGTGGTGCCTTTGGTGGGGGAACGGTATTTTATCGGGCGCAGTACCCGCAACTGTGATATTCCCGTGCGTTCCGATTTGGTCAGCCAGGTGCATGGGTTACTGCAACGGCGGGGACGGGGGTATGTGTTGCTGGATCAAAAATCCACCAATGGCATTTACCGGGGTCGCCGCCCGATTCAACAACGCACGCTCCGACATGGGGATCAGTTCACCCTAGGACCGCCGGAATTGGCGGAGGTGGTACGGTTGGTCTATGTGCATCCCCCCCGTTGGTATGTGCGGGCGTTGGGCTATGGACTGTGGGGGGCGGGGATGGGGCTGGCGCTGGCGGTGGGTTGGGTGGCGGTGGAATGGCAAAAATTCGATGTCACTCCCCTGCCGAGTGGCGCCCAGGCACCCTTAATGATTTTATCCGGCGATGGGCAAACCCCCCTGCGCTCCCCCTGGAATCATGATCACCAGGAATTAGCCCGCTTGGAGGACTTTTCCCCCTACCTGCCCAAGGCGGTGATCGCTTCGGAAGATAGCCGCTTTTATTGGCATCCGGGGGTTGACCCGGTGGGGGTGGTGCGGGCATTGGGCATCAACCTGCTCAGCGGCGGGGTGCGGGAAGGGGCGAGTACCATTACCCAGCAGGTGGCACGCAGTCTGTTCCGGGAATACGTGGGAACGGAGGATTCCGCTGGTCGTAAACTGCGGGAAATGGTGGTGGCGCTGAAACTCGAAGCCCATTATGATAAAAAAACCATTCTAACAGTGTACTTAAATAAGGTGTACTTGGGGGTGGCGGGCTACGGGTTTGAGGATGCGGCGCAATTTTATTTTGGGAAATCGGCTCGGGATGTAACTTTGGCGGAGGCGGCGACCTTGGTGGGGATGCTCCCGGCACCCAATCGGTTCAACCCGGTCAAGGACTACGACACGGCTTTGGGGTTACGCAACCGGGTGATTGACCGGATGGAAGCCCAGGGGATGATTACGGCGATGGAGGCGAAACGGGCACGGCGTTCCCGGATTGAGATTAGCCCCCAGGCGACCCGGAATTTACAGAGCACCATTGCCCCTTACTTCTACGACACGGTGCTGGCGGAACTGGAGTCCCTCTTGGGCAAACGCTTGGCGGCGGAAGGTAATTTTATCATTGACACCGCCTTGGATGTCCGTATGCAAAAACGGGCGGAAGACCACCTGGCGCGCTTTGTCACCACCTACGGGGCAACCTACGGCTTTGACCAGGGTGCATTAGTCACCCTGGATGCCCGCACCGGTGCCGTGAAAGCACTAGTAGGCGGTAAAAATTACCAACAAAGTCAGTTCAATCGCATTACCCAAGCCCGCCGACAACCGGGTTCTGTGTTCAAGGTCTTTGTCTATGGGGCGGCGCTGGAGCAGGGGATTTCCCCAAGCACCACCTATGAATGTACGCCGTTGGTGTGGCAGGGGGTGTCCTTTGCGGGGTGTCGTTCCGGCAGTGCGCCCTTGGATTTGACCCAGGGGTTAGCCCTTTCGGAAAATGTGGTGGCGTTGCGGCTGGCGCAGCAGGTGGGGTTGGCGGCGGTGGTGCAGTGGGCAAGACGGCTGGGGATTGAGTCGCCTTTACAACCTGTCCCCGGTTTGGTGTTAGGACAAAGCGAAGTCACCCCTTGGGAATTGACCGGAGCCTTTACCGCCTTGGCGAATCAGGGGGTGAAACACCGACCCCATGCGATTATCCGTATCCGGGATAGCAGTGATTGTACCGACATGAACCGCCCGGAAACCTGCCGAGAAATTTATCGCAGTCCTGCCGGGGAACCGGTCATAGCGCCGGAACTAGCGGCTACCTTAACCAGTATGTTGCAAACGGCGGTGGCAAGTGGGACGGGGCGGGCGGCGTTTTTGGGGCGGGGGGAAGCGGGCAAAACCGGCACCACCAATGAGGCACGGGATATGTGGTTTGTGGGGTATCTGCCGGGGGAATGGGTCACGGGCGTATGGCTGGGAAATGATAAGAATCAACCGACCCAGGGGAGTAGTGGTCTAGCCGCCCAATTGTGGGGGGAATATATGGGTGGGGTGTAA
- a CDS encoding DUF5340 domain-containing protein, protein MKSVVLPAPIHYELLMQLLERHTQSALDHYPSQRQQLQDLLATLRKATLQQEYLEAECRRAGFNIEYRWSIHHSEPPALDTPNGRWDSH, encoded by the coding sequence ATGAAATCTGTTGTTTTACCAGCTCCAATTCATTACGAACTCCTCATGCAACTTCTGGAACGGCATACCCAAAGTGCCCTCGACCATTACCCCAGCCAACGCCAACAATTGCAAGACCTGCTCGCCACCCTCCGCAAAGCCACCCTGCAACAGGAATATCTGGAAGCCGAATGCCGCCGTGCCGGTTTTAACATCGAATACCGTTGGTCAATCCATCACAGCGAACCCCCAGCCCTAGATACCCCAAATGGTAGATGGGATTCCCATTAA
- a CDS encoding serine/threonine-protein kinase, translating into MTKVQDPWIGRLLAKRYKLQAIVGRGSMGKVYQAADTVLGGVAVAVKFLSQALMDEKGKERFASEARACALLGNKSIHIVRVMDYGVDETELPFYVMEYLQGESLREMIDVQPLTIEQFLPLAQQIARGLQAAHQGIEVDGQIWSVVHRDIKPSNIFVVRDPGLGMLAKILDFGIAKFVNENPESNQTSHFTGTLAYCSPEQLEGRSLDQRSDIYSLGVMMFEMLTGQVPIQAPIESIGAWYRAHHMQAPPSLQSINPKLPPNPELERLIQHCLAKDPQDRPANMGEVIQGLDRVEQSLRAKVSPTPPSDQTYHPQVSTGPSLERSVDAWDLLSWPPDKPVQKIVFPKLIPVGTAQIPSLWAMLPQDEINQRVLNRCYNQFLFISSPHPMVLWITALYQVKQDPRWLPCYLDLKRPEGQELCRYLGEIGHYYLLLFSLEEPGKFRHRLEVSIATGQRPLLQEWADQGQISRLAAAPDLSKDLLRREYERLKPQIIARLSQQVQMS; encoded by the coding sequence GTGACAAAGGTACAAGACCCCTGGATCGGTCGGTTATTGGCCAAACGGTATAAGTTACAGGCCATTGTCGGTCGGGGCAGTATGGGTAAGGTGTACCAGGCGGCCGATACGGTGCTGGGCGGGGTGGCGGTGGCGGTAAAATTCCTCTCCCAAGCCCTGATGGATGAGAAGGGCAAGGAGCGGTTCGCCAGTGAGGCTCGGGCCTGCGCCCTTTTGGGGAATAAAAGCATTCACATTGTCCGGGTGATGGACTACGGGGTGGACGAGACGGAACTGCCCTTTTATGTGATGGAGTATCTGCAAGGGGAAAGCCTGCGGGAAATGATTGATGTCCAGCCCTTGACCATAGAGCAGTTTTTGCCCCTAGCGCAACAGATTGCCCGGGGTTTGCAGGCCGCCCACCAGGGGATTGAAGTGGACGGACAGATTTGGAGTGTGGTGCATCGGGATATTAAGCCCAGCAATATTTTTGTGGTCAGGGACCCGGGGCTGGGGATGCTGGCGAAAATCCTAGACTTTGGGATTGCCAAATTTGTCAATGAAAACCCGGAGAGCAACCAAACGTCCCATTTCACCGGCACCTTGGCCTACTGTTCCCCGGAGCAACTGGAAGGCCGCAGTCTGGATCAACGCTCGGACATCTATAGCCTGGGGGTGATGATGTTTGAGATGCTGACGGGGCAGGTGCCCATCCAAGCCCCCATCGAATCCATCGGTGCCTGGTACCGGGCGCACCACATGCAGGCTCCCCCCTCCCTCCAGTCCATCAACCCCAAACTGCCCCCCAACCCGGAACTGGAACGCCTGATCCAGCATTGTCTCGCCAAGGACCCCCAGGACCGCCCCGCCAACATGGGGGAAGTCATCCAGGGGTTGGACCGGGTGGAACAAAGCCTCCGCGCCAAAGTCAGCCCTACCCCCCCATCCGACCAGACCTACCATCCCCAGGTGTCCACCGGCCCCAGTTTAGAGCGCAGTGTGGATGCCTGGGATTTGCTCAGTTGGCCGCCGGATAAACCGGTTCAAAAAATTGTCTTTCCCAAGCTGATTCCCGTCGGTACCGCCCAAATCCCCAGCCTGTGGGCGATGTTACCCCAGGATGAAATTAACCAACGGGTGCTGAACCGCTGTTACAACCAATTTCTCTTCATCTCCTCCCCCCACCCAATGGTGCTGTGGATCACCGCCCTGTACCAGGTCAAACAGGACCCCCGCTGGCTCCCCTGTTACTTAGACTTGAAACGCCCAGAGGGTCAGGAACTCTGCCGCTATCTGGGGGAAATCGGTCATTACTATCTCCTGCTGTTTAGCCTGGAGGAACCGGGGAAATTTCGCCATCGCCTGGAAGTGTCCATCGCCACCGGCCAACGCCCTCTGCTTCAGGAATGGGCTGACCAAGGACAAATTTCCCGCCTCGCCGCCGCCCCAGACTTGAGTAAAGACCTGCTCCGCCGGGAATACGAACGGCTCAAACCCCAGATCATCGCCCGCCTGTCCCAACAGGTGCAAATGTCCTAA
- the ndhL gene encoding NAD(P)H-quinone oxidoreductase subunit L: MDVLILYGGLAVAYLMVFPLATYFYLNKRWYVASSLERAFMYFLVFFFFPGLLLWGPLLNFRNQPRSLP; encoded by the coding sequence ATGGATGTCCTAATTTTGTATGGTGGTTTGGCTGTTGCTTATTTAATGGTATTCCCCCTAGCAACTTATTTCTATCTCAACAAACGCTGGTATGTGGCCAGTTCCTTGGAGCGGGCGTTTATGTATTTTCTCGTATTTTTCTTTTTCCCGGGCTTACTGCTATGGGGGCCCCTGCTCAATTTTCGGAATCAGCCCCGTTCTTTGCCTTAA
- a CDS encoding transposase: protein MRRQIQGLIKPLLNLLPKNDYPVLDTRLFVLIWMHFILDARVATMRGLFFLLNHLNFKVDISTFSKACKHRSTEPFQVILRELQKRLKHHQGEFKHLFPLDSTIITLTSKLFWHYKQVKLTLGLDINEGNIGDESIIFGKTNDHKIGHLVIGTIPENAVGIMDRGFASWKLMDEMCKRNTLFIVRIRNNMKLQPDNPDIRVIQFFNEEENTEYRLATNVTSMTDEEICSAYRLRWRIELLWKALKMHLKLDRIITKNENGVRLQIYAVLIGYLILRLLEIGHNKTYELIDKLRYLQIEIGRHCSFMELVGVEPLVG from the coding sequence ATGAGACGACAAATTCAGGGACTTATCAAGCCCTTGCTGAACCTTCTTCCCAAAAACGACTATCCAGTCTTGGATACTCGCTTGTTTGTACTCATATGGATGCACTTCATTTTAGATGCAAGAGTCGCCACCATGCGGGGCTTATTCTTCCTCTTGAATCATCTCAATTTTAAAGTTGACATATCAACGTTTTCTAAGGCGTGTAAACATCGTAGCACCGAGCCGTTTCAAGTGATCCTAAGAGAACTGCAAAAACGGCTTAAACATCATCAAGGTGAATTTAAGCACTTATTCCCATTAGATTCTACCATTATCACCCTGACCAGCAAATTATTCTGGCACTACAAGCAGGTAAAATTGACGCTTGGCCTGGATATAAATGAGGGCAATATCGGTGACGAATCAATTATATTTGGAAAGACTAATGACCATAAAATTGGGCATCTTGTGATTGGGACGATACCTGAGAATGCCGTTGGTATCATGGATAGGGGTTTTGCTTCCTGGAAATTAATGGACGAAATGTGTAAACGAAATACATTGTTTATTGTGCGGATTAGAAATAATATGAAGTTGCAACCTGACAATCCGGATATTCGGGTAATTCAATTTTTTAATGAAGAGGAAAACACAGAATATAGGCTAGCGACTAACGTGACTTCGATGACGGATGAAGAGATTTGTTCAGCCTATCGTTTGCGCTGGCGAATTGAGTTGCTTTGGAAGGCACTAAAGATGCACTTGAAATTGGATAGAATCATTACCAAGAATGAGAATGGTGTGCGGCTACAGATTTATGCCGTATTGATTGGTTATCTAATTTTAAGATTGCTGGAGATAGGTCACAATAAGACCTATGAATTGATTGACAAGTTGCGATATTTACAAATAGAAATAGGCCGACACTGTAGCTTCATGGAACTCGTAGGGGTAGAGCCGCTCGTAGGATAA
- a CDS encoding adenylate/guanylate cyclase domain-containing protein, which yields MHTVIATAPSAQLVRLSPAGKPAETFSLVGGGTWTVGRSDRAAIVLNNPWISRMHALIQRLEVDEFYVIDLGSRNGTFVNGRRVTVPVRLHHRDDLMFGETRLQFTYDGSRVSLPLKPELVAEWDRVTSQMKVRCLITVVVMDLRDFTPLVRQVPEELLAQVVGTWFRQAGDILQRYGSRVDKYIGDAVMAVWLHPQNTPHPYDLLRILKAVLAIQKTTANLHLQYPLPFPLRMGTGINTGFAMVGNTGSGHRPEYTAIGDTVNLAFQLEAATRTLGFDLLVGDTTHSHLEAGSLAAWLTPGQTTLKYAPEPLPVWGSTYGDLQEFLHSYGFAEPPTQNPLSDSRRFV from the coding sequence GTGCATACGGTGATTGCAACGGCTCCCTCAGCCCAGTTGGTGCGCCTCTCCCCGGCGGGCAAACCGGCGGAGACCTTCAGCTTGGTCGGGGGGGGAACCTGGACGGTGGGGCGGAGTGACCGGGCGGCGATTGTCCTGAATAATCCCTGGATTTCCCGGATGCACGCCCTGATCCAACGCCTGGAAGTGGATGAATTTTATGTGATTGATTTGGGGAGTCGCAATGGCACGTTTGTGAATGGACGGCGGGTGACGGTGCCAGTCCGTCTGCACCACCGGGATGACCTGATGTTTGGGGAAACCCGTCTGCAATTTACCTATGACGGGTCACGGGTGAGTTTGCCCCTGAAACCGGAGTTGGTCGCCGAGTGGGACCGGGTCACCTCCCAGATGAAGGTGCGCTGTTTGATTACGGTGGTGGTGATGGATTTGCGGGACTTTACCCCCCTAGTGCGGCAGGTGCCGGAGGAACTTTTGGCGCAGGTGGTGGGCACCTGGTTTCGCCAGGCGGGGGATATTTTGCAACGCTACGGCTCCCGGGTAGATAAGTACATTGGCGATGCGGTGATGGCGGTCTGGCTCCACCCCCAAAACACCCCCCACCCCTACGACCTCCTGCGGATTCTCAAGGCGGTGCTGGCGATCCAAAAAACCACCGCTAATTTACATTTGCAGTACCCTTTACCCTTTCCTTTGCGGATGGGTACTGGGATCAATACGGGGTTTGCGATGGTGGGCAATACGGGCAGTGGTCACCGTCCCGAATACACGGCGATTGGGGATACGGTGAATTTGGCGTTTCAGTTGGAAGCGGCGACCCGTACCCTGGGCTTTGACCTGCTGGTGGGCGACACTACCCATAGCCATCTGGAGGCGGGCAGTTTGGCGGCTTGGCTCACCCCTGGGCAGACCACCTTGAAATATGCACCGGAGCCTCTGCCGGTTTGGGGCAGTACCTATGGGGATTTGCAGGAATTTTTGCACAGCTACGGCTTTGCCGAACCCCCCACCCAAAATCCCCTCTCTGATAGCCGTCGCTTTGTGTAG
- a CDS encoding DUF29 family protein: MEELMTLKNYLLAGDITAALTLVDEMEEMSKDDKISTIASYAVILLLHLIKQQIEQHTTKSWDVSIRNCVRQINRKNKRRKAGGYYLTKEELLNILQEVFNDAIDQASLEVADGKYDYEQLSALVDKNLIIDQAMNLINHAQSL, from the coding sequence ATGGAAGAACTGATGACCTTGAAAAACTACCTGCTCGCAGGGGACATCACCGCAGCCCTAACCCTTGTGGATGAGATGGAAGAAATGAGCAAAGACGATAAAATTAGCACCATTGCTAGTTACGCTGTGATACTCCTATTACATCTCATCAAGCAACAAATAGAACAACATACGACTAAGTCTTGGGATGTCTCCATCCGCAATTGTGTCAGACAAATCAATCGCAAAAATAAACGCCGTAAAGCCGGGGGATATTACCTCACGAAAGAGGAACTGCTAAACATTCTTCAAGAAGTATTTAATGATGCAATCGATCAGGCATCCCTAGAGGTAGCGGATGGCAAGTATGACTACGAACAATTGTCAGCCTTAGTAGATAAAAATCTCATCATTGACCAAGCCATGAACTTAATCAACCATGCCCAGTCCCTTTGA
- a CDS encoding HAD-IA family hydrolase: MGQPGAIFLDAVGTLFDVRGSVGDIYSACAQRVGVIVPPADLQRAFQQCFASAPPPAFPGVAPEDIPQAEYDYWYRITQQTFAQAGGLAELGDFAAFFPQVYETFATADPWELYPDVLPVLQHWHGQGIPLGVISNFDGRLYDVLKALGLRPWFRTVTISSRVGAAKPQGEIFQSAWHAQGQPEPPIWHIGDSWTADVLGARAMGWRGIHLCRTGGTPMPDRVTSLTDLI, from the coding sequence ATGGGACAACCGGGAGCCATCTTCCTGGATGCGGTGGGAACCCTGTTTGACGTGCGGGGTTCGGTGGGGGACATCTACAGCGCATGTGCCCAGCGGGTGGGGGTCATCGTGCCGCCAGCGGACTTGCAACGGGCATTCCAGCAGTGTTTTGCCAGTGCCCCGCCCCCAGCCTTTCCCGGAGTTGCCCCCGAGGACATTCCCCAGGCGGAGTATGACTATTGGTATCGGATCACCCAGCAAACCTTTGCCCAGGCGGGGGGATTGGCGGAACTTGGGGATTTTGCCGCCTTTTTCCCCCAGGTCTATGAAACTTTTGCCACCGCCGACCCCTGGGAATTGTACCCGGATGTCCTGCCGGTTTTACAGCACTGGCACGGGCAGGGGATTCCCCTGGGGGTGATTTCTAATTTTGATGGTCGTTTGTATGATGTGCTAAAGGCGTTGGGGTTAAGGCCCTGGTTCCGCACCGTGACCATTTCCAGCCGGGTGGGAGCCGCCAAACCCCAGGGGGAGATTTTTCAGTCCGCCTGGCACGCCCAAGGGCAACCCGAACCCCCCATCTGGCACATTGGGGACAGTTGGACGGCGGATGTGTTGGGAGCCAGGGCGATGGGTTGGCGGGGGATTCACCTGTGCCGAACCGGGGGAACCCCCATGCCGGACCGGGTGACGAGCTTAACCGACCTCATCTAG
- a CDS encoding DnaJ domain-containing protein — protein sequence MAVTKLNTLITQKINDLAGRSLDVADLEQFALFVIENHKKKDPKPKPLTLTQLKEAIYQYFEVNDTTELKRSGSFKMATDGMDLNLSQKESWERMYRKFIGILPGEDGEKGPDCINGINIFKYFHPWRVFGLDPKVATKDDIKRAYRELQKKYHPDMGGDPRISERLTIMYKSICAEP from the coding sequence ATGGCTGTTACGAAACTTAACACTTTAATCACACAAAAAATCAATGACCTAGCAGGTCGATCTTTAGATGTTGCTGACCTTGAGCAGTTTGCCTTGTTCGTCATTGAAAATCATAAAAAGAAAGACCCGAAACCTAAGCCGTTAACATTAACCCAATTGAAAGAGGCGATTTATCAGTATTTTGAAGTTAACGACACTACAGAATTAAAGCGTTCTGGTTCTTTTAAGATGGCGACTGACGGGATGGATTTGAATTTATCCCAAAAGGAATCTTGGGAAAGGATGTATCGTAAATTTATTGGTATTTTACCAGGAGAGGATGGAGAAAAAGGACCAGACTGTATCAACGGAATCAATATATTCAAGTATTTTCATCCTTGGCGAGTGTTCGGTCTTGACCCCAAAGTAGCAACCAAAGATGACATCAAAAGGGCATATCGAGAGCTTCAGAAAAAGTATCATCCAGATATGGGTGGCGATCCCCGTATCTCTGAGCGTTTGACCATCATGTACAAGAGTATCTGCGCTGAGCCATAA
- the pstC gene encoding phosphate ABC transporter permease subunit PstC — protein MTASHDSNFAAYEAQRFRSKWMNLIMRNLTWAFAYFSIIITVGITLILVAESFFFFDKLAKQGVSWTQIFTATEWTPLFEPPKFGVIVVIMGTLMTTVIAMIVALPVGLMSAIFLSEYAPPKLRAVLKPILEILAGVPTVVYGFFALLVITPILQRIIPGGDSVIAGLNALSAGFVMGIMIIPLVASLSEDAIYAVPNLLREGSYALGATKFETTVSVVIPSALSGIVSAFILAVSRGVGETMIVSLAAGQSPILNFNPLDSVMTITAFIVQVSLGDTPTNSLAFYTIFFAGFVLFLMTLILNILADWFVRRYRLMY, from the coding sequence ATGACAGCCAGTCACGATTCCAACTTTGCCGCTTATGAAGCCCAGCGATTTCGCAGTAAGTGGATGAACCTGATCATGCGAAACCTGACATGGGCATTCGCTTATTTTTCGATCATCATCACGGTGGGGATCACTCTGATTCTGGTTGCCGAAAGTTTTTTCTTTTTCGATAAATTAGCCAAGCAGGGGGTATCCTGGACGCAGATTTTCACTGCAACTGAATGGACGCCCTTGTTTGAGCCGCCTAAGTTTGGGGTGATTGTGGTCATCATGGGCACATTAATGACCACAGTGATTGCCATGATTGTGGCTTTACCTGTCGGGTTAATGAGTGCCATTTTCCTGAGTGAGTATGCCCCGCCGAAGTTGCGTGCCGTCCTAAAGCCCATTTTGGAAATTCTGGCGGGTGTGCCGACGGTGGTCTATGGATTTTTTGCCCTTTTGGTGATTACACCGATTTTGCAACGGATTATTCCAGGGGGGGATTCGGTGATTGCCGGTCTGAATGCCTTGAGTGCCGGTTTTGTGATGGGGATCATGATTATTCCCCTGGTGGCTTCCCTGAGTGAAGATGCCATTTATGCGGTGCCGAATTTATTGCGGGAAGGTTCCTATGCGCTGGGGGCAACCAAGTTTGAAACGACCGTAAGCGTGGTTATTCCCTCGGCACTTTCCGGGATTGTGTCGGCATTTATTCTGGCGGTGTCCCGGGGGGTGGGAGAAACAATGATTGTGTCTTTGGCGGCGGGGCAAAGTCCCATTTTGAATTTCAATCCTCTGGACTCGGTTATGACCATCACAGCGTTTATTGTGCAGGTCAGTCTAGGGGACACACCGACGAATTCTTTGGCATTCTATACCATTTTCTTTGCTGGGTTTGTGTTGTTCTTAATGACGTTGATTTTGAACATTTTGGCGGATTGGTTTGTGCGCCGCTATCGGTTGATGTATTAG
- a CDS encoding PstS family phosphate ABC transporter substrate-binding protein — translation MRTTHKFFALTAVAALTAGLAGAGQVIAQNRPVVKVDGSSTVFPVTEAVAEEFQKAKKGQVQVTVGVSGTGGGFKKFCNGETDISNASRPILMKEMEICRSKNISYVELPVAFDALSVVVNPRNDWVKQMTVAELKTMWEPAAQGKIRTWNQVNPAWPNRPLKLFGAGTDSGTFDYFTEAIVGKSKSSRGDFTASEDDNVLVQGVATDQNALGFFGFAYYEENKKRLKAVPIVNAQGRAVAPSRKSVEDGSYNPLSRPIFIYVNSEALKRPEVREFVEFYQRQASKLVPPTGYVPLPSKAYAANLENIRRGKTGTVFGGQNKVGMTQ, via the coding sequence ATGCGTACGACTCACAAGTTTTTTGCCCTTACTGCCGTTGCCGCCCTGACGGCTGGTTTGGCTGGTGCGGGTCAGGTGATCGCCCAAAATCGGCCGGTAGTGAAGGTGGATGGCTCCAGTACCGTGTTCCCGGTTACGGAAGCGGTGGCGGAAGAATTCCAAAAGGCCAAAAAAGGCCAGGTGCAGGTAACCGTGGGGGTTTCCGGTACCGGCGGTGGCTTCAAAAAGTTCTGTAATGGGGAAACCGACATTTCCAATGCTTCCCGTCCCATCCTGATGAAAGAGATGGAAATCTGCCGGAGCAAAAATATTTCCTACGTGGAACTCCCCGTGGCCTTTGATGCCTTGAGCGTGGTGGTCAACCCCCGGAACGACTGGGTTAAACAGATGACTGTGGCTGAATTGAAGACCATGTGGGAACCGGCGGCACAGGGGAAAATTAGAACTTGGAATCAGGTAAATCCTGCCTGGCCGAACCGTCCCCTGAAGTTGTTTGGAGCCGGTACGGATTCCGGGACGTTTGACTACTTCACCGAGGCAATTGTGGGTAAATCCAAGTCCAGCCGGGGGGACTTTACCGCCAGTGAAGATGACAACGTGCTGGTGCAAGGGGTCGCTACCGATCAGAATGCCCTGGGCTTCTTTGGGTTTGCCTACTACGAAGAAAACAAAAAGCGGTTGAAGGCGGTACCCATCGTCAATGCCCAAGGAAGAGCGGTGGCTCCTTCCCGCAAATCGGTGGAAGATGGCTCCTACAACCCCTTATCTCGTCCCATTTTCATCTATGTGAACTCTGAAGCTCTCAAGCGCCCTGAAGTGCGAGAATTTGTGGAATTTTACCAGCGTCAGGCCAGCAAATTGGTACCGCCCACGGGTTACGTTCCCTTACCCAGTAAGGCCTATGCGGCTAACCTGGAGAACATCCGTCGTGGGAAAACCGGAACCGTGTTTGGTGGACAGAACAAAGTGGGTATGACCCAGTAG